The following proteins come from a genomic window of Candidatus Obscuribacter sp.:
- a CDS encoding SRPBCC family protein has protein sequence MPQTQNKRPLKRYSALCLTLAALLCAQIASAESNALAQDGQKTHTAKVARTTVELVIKAPREVVWKKLTDFDNYPQLFPRVKSCQVLKRESESVYLESVLKPQLFVKQATQHTINDLGGSPNVLRWRMLDGNFKSAVGEWTLSPTDGGKYCKARYVLEIDPGPVIPRTMASMVISMVQKEIMADVKRAIEVDYARTCQGRGLESALLTTGNNDRLARLANLNAHTNEKKN, from the coding sequence ATGCCCCAAACACAAAACAAAAGGCCACTCAAAAGGTACAGCGCACTTTGCCTCACTCTGGCTGCTTTGCTGTGCGCTCAAATAGCCTCAGCAGAGTCAAATGCACTGGCTCAGGACGGCCAAAAGACCCACACTGCCAAAGTAGCCCGGACAACCGTGGAGCTTGTCATTAAAGCCCCCAGAGAGGTGGTCTGGAAAAAGCTCACAGACTTTGACAATTACCCTCAGCTCTTTCCCCGGGTAAAATCCTGCCAGGTCCTCAAGAGGGAAAGCGAAAGTGTTTACCTGGAGAGCGTACTCAAGCCTCAGCTCTTTGTTAAACAAGCAACTCAGCACACTATCAATGATCTCGGCGGTAGCCCCAATGTACTGCGCTGGCGCATGCTTGACGGCAATTTTAAGTCAGCTGTGGGCGAATGGACTCTGAGCCCCACTGATGGCGGCAAATATTGTAAGGCTCGCTATGTCCTCGAAATCGATCCCGGTCCAGTAATCCCGCGCACAATGGCGTCCATGGTGATAAGCATGGTGCAAAAAGAAATCATGGCAGACGTCAAGCGAGCCATCGAAGTGGACTATGCTCGCACCTGTCAGGGACGCGGCCTAGAATCTGCGCTACTGACCACTGGCAATAACGACAGACTGGCTCGTCTGGCCAATCTAAATGCTCACACTAATGAGAAAAAGAATTAA
- a CDS encoding Crp/Fnr family transcriptional regulator, producing the protein MKAAQRLFSLRQAEIFESFNPVELGRLLGILEELELPKHHQIFAPGVPCDAIYFIEKGRVRVTRLSTEGKTVILALLGPGDLIGEAAWEANEHDSYAETLEDSRIYQIGKEAFLNFVKENPEFGLRFIGIIGDRLRQAQSRIEDLVFRQVPSRVARLLLTLADTHGKVTPVGVRVEFPLTHQEIADMVGSSRVTVTQILNRFKDSRWIDIESKRVIIHDMEALEEMVRHL; encoded by the coding sequence ATGAAAGCTGCGCAAAGGCTCTTCAGTTTGAGACAGGCCGAGATTTTCGAGTCTTTCAATCCTGTTGAGCTGGGTCGACTTTTAGGCATCCTTGAAGAACTGGAGCTGCCCAAGCATCACCAGATTTTTGCCCCTGGTGTACCTTGCGATGCTATCTACTTTATAGAAAAGGGCCGAGTGCGGGTAACCAGACTCTCCACCGAAGGTAAAACAGTAATCCTGGCTTTGCTAGGTCCTGGCGACCTGATTGGCGAAGCCGCCTGGGAAGCCAATGAGCACGATAGCTATGCCGAAACCCTCGAGGACAGTCGCATCTATCAAATTGGCAAAGAAGCCTTCCTCAATTTTGTCAAAGAAAATCCTGAATTTGGTCTACGCTTTATTGGCATTATTGGTGACCGTCTGAGACAGGCACAGTCGCGCATCGAAGACCTGGTCTTCCGGCAAGTGCCCAGTCGGGTTGCCCGTCTGCTACTTACTTTGGCTGATACCCATGGCAAAGTTACTCCTGTGGGAGTGCGAGTTGAGTTTCCTTTGACACATCAAGAGATTGCCGACATGGTTGGCTCCAGTCGCGTCACCGTGACCCAGATACTTAACCGCTTTAAAGACAGTCGCTGGATTGATATTGAGTCCAAGCGCGTCATTATTCACGACATGGAAGCTCTTGAAGAAATGGTGCGCCATCTCTAA
- a CDS encoding NAD(P)H-binding protein → MLLVIGGTGFLGGKVVELLLERQYPIRLLTRGAGDWKTSNLSQYRKRGIEVVVGPLEDDEVLSRAVEGATCIVNISGSFRLVADRRDSPYEYLNVTLVEKLLYLCREFGVQRFVHVSCLGSRLESDSHYLSTKSEGEALLSNSELYWTILRPSYMFGERFPFLEMLKPLITFKPFLTVVGSGLNRIQPILVDDVASALVSSIYNKDTANKTFDLGGPKDYAFVELLQMVRDEFGIEGSVMTLPSQLSGRVFEMAKNAMPKNTFNLELAQLLIADSYAVTDEASSMFELSDVTIESKLQSIVDTLMDKKRKK, encoded by the coding sequence TTGCTTCTAGTAATTGGCGGCACTGGTTTTCTCGGTGGCAAGGTGGTTGAGCTATTGCTCGAGCGCCAATATCCCATTCGTCTCCTCACTCGGGGCGCAGGTGACTGGAAGACATCTAATCTCTCACAGTACCGCAAGCGCGGCATTGAAGTAGTTGTAGGACCACTGGAAGATGACGAAGTGCTCTCCCGGGCAGTGGAAGGAGCTACTTGCATTGTCAATATTTCGGGTAGCTTCAGACTGGTGGCAGACAGACGCGATAGCCCTTACGAATACCTCAATGTTACTCTCGTTGAAAAGCTGCTTTATCTCTGCCGTGAATTTGGCGTGCAGCGTTTTGTCCATGTCAGTTGTCTTGGATCGCGTCTAGAAAGCGACAGTCACTATCTCAGTACCAAAAGTGAGGGCGAAGCGCTGCTCAGTAACTCTGAGTTGTACTGGACGATTTTAAGACCTTCTTATATGTTCGGTGAGCGCTTTCCATTTTTAGAGATGCTCAAACCATTGATTACTTTTAAGCCCTTTCTCACAGTGGTGGGTAGTGGTTTGAATCGCATCCAGCCCATCCTCGTGGATGATGTGGCCAGCGCTCTTGTGTCATCAATCTACAACAAAGACACTGCCAACAAAACCTTTGATCTGGGTGGTCCTAAAGACTATGCCTTTGTCGAGTTGTTGCAAATGGTGCGCGATGAGTTTGGTATCGAGGGTAGTGTCATGACACTGCCCAGTCAACTATCAGGACGAGTTTTTGAAATGGCTAAAAATGCCATGCCAAAAAACACATTCAACCTGGAATTGGCTCAACTTTTAATAGCCGATAGCTATGCTGTTACCGATGAAGCCTCCAGCATGTTTGAGCTTTCGGATGTCACTATCGAGAGCAAATTGCAATCAATCGTCGATACTTTGATGGACAAAAAACGCAAAAAGTAG
- the hutH gene encoding histidine ammonia-lyase has product MSTTQASTKETSLKLDGHTLTIEDVENVAQRTTPVQLSEQAMEQLRNSRKVVEDFLERREVVYGITTGFGKFKDVYIAPEATEELQKNFLASHSCGVGTPFKQDVVRAITLLRANALAKGFSGIRPVVVELLLGLLNAGIHPVIPEQGSVGASGDLAPLSHLALVLTGDGEAEYKGQVMPGLAALQAAGLEPVTLKAKEGLALTNGTQVMSAVGCLTLLEAERLAKASDIIGAITLEALMGSKKPFLAHIHDVRPHPGQKLSAQNLMRMLEGSQIMESHKDCPLVQDAYSLRCMPQVHGASRQAFRHAREVLSIEINSATDNPLVFAGAVISGGNFHGQPLALVMDYAGMAIAELANISERRAERLVNPALSNGLPDFLTLEAGLNSGYMIAQYTAAALVSENKVLAHPACVDSIPTSANQEDHVSMGTISARKARTMLDNATRVLAIELLLACQALDLRTGRVQKSSAPKDNSQVHPIDHKPKDWTADDFIPGSKLTDRLLAGEGVEAAHKAVRAVVPFLVKDRQVSIDIQKAEMIIRSGALIEAVEAATGVLN; this is encoded by the coding sequence ATGTCAACCACCCAGGCCAGCACAAAAGAGACCAGTCTCAAATTAGATGGTCACACTCTTACAATCGAAGATGTTGAGAATGTCGCCCAGCGCACCACTCCTGTGCAGCTCTCAGAGCAAGCAATGGAGCAACTGCGCAACTCCCGCAAAGTTGTAGAGGACTTCCTTGAGCGTCGCGAAGTGGTTTATGGCATCACCACGGGCTTTGGTAAGTTTAAGGATGTCTATATCGCGCCTGAAGCCACAGAAGAACTACAAAAAAACTTCCTGGCATCGCATAGCTGTGGCGTCGGTACACCTTTTAAACAAGATGTAGTGCGCGCTATCACACTATTGCGGGCTAACGCCCTGGCCAAAGGCTTTAGCGGCATCAGACCGGTGGTTGTGGAGCTATTACTGGGCTTACTTAACGCCGGTATCCATCCGGTCATACCGGAGCAGGGCTCAGTGGGCGCCTCTGGCGACCTGGCACCGCTCTCACACCTGGCACTGGTCCTCACCGGTGACGGCGAGGCTGAGTATAAAGGCCAGGTCATGCCCGGTTTAGCGGCCCTGCAAGCAGCTGGTCTCGAGCCCGTTACACTCAAAGCCAAAGAAGGTCTGGCCTTGACTAATGGCACACAAGTAATGAGTGCCGTGGGCTGCCTGACATTGCTTGAAGCCGAGCGCCTGGCTAAAGCCAGCGACATCATCGGCGCCATTACATTAGAAGCCTTGATGGGCTCTAAAAAACCATTTTTGGCTCATATCCACGATGTCAGACCGCACCCCGGTCAAAAGCTATCAGCTCAAAATTTGATGCGTATGCTTGAAGGCAGTCAAATAATGGAAAGCCATAAGGATTGCCCGCTGGTGCAAGACGCTTATTCGCTGCGTTGTATGCCCCAGGTGCACGGCGCTAGCAGACAGGCTTTTCGTCATGCCAGAGAAGTCCTATCTATAGAAATAAACTCAGCCACAGATAATCCTCTGGTTTTTGCCGGTGCTGTAATTTCTGGCGGTAACTTCCACGGACAACCACTGGCACTCGTCATGGATTATGCGGGCATGGCCATTGCGGAGCTAGCTAATATCTCCGAGCGCCGCGCCGAAAGACTGGTCAATCCGGCATTGAGCAATGGCTTACCGGACTTTCTTACACTCGAAGCTGGTCTCAACTCAGGCTATATGATTGCGCAATACACTGCCGCAGCACTGGTCTCCGAAAACAAAGTACTGGCGCATCCAGCTTGTGTCGACTCGATACCGACCTCGGCCAATCAAGAAGACCATGTCTCCATGGGCACAATCTCAGCGCGCAAAGCCCGCACCATGCTTGATAATGCCACCCGCGTACTCGCCATCGAATTACTACTTGCCTGTCAGGCACTGGATTTACGTACTGGCAGAGTGCAAAAATCAAGCGCACCAAAAGACAACAGTCAAGTCCATCCCATTGATCACAAACCAAAAGACTGGACTGCCGATGACTTTATACCAGGCTCCAAACTGACTGATCGATTGCTTGCTGGAGAAGGCGTAGAAGCGGCTCACAAAGCAGTAAGAGCAGTGGTGCCATTTTTAGTCAAAGATAGACAGGTCTCAATAGACATCCAAAAAGCTGAAATGATAATCAGATCTGGCGCCTTAATTGAAGCTGTAGAAGCAGCAACTGGAGTGCTTAACTAA
- the lnt gene encoding apolipoprotein N-acyltransferase, translating to MPARQKKSKPDKTVKATDSAASSKSGFALWQNPIFVLLAGAVAGLSAPGLEQWYLAWFGLAPLFLAIYGTQSLWRQVLSGFLFGLGYNLVYLHWYLGLYPLDWMGYPGVAGAALTGLAWILVSGHQALIIALFALIAGRLPICAGYTFKNKQIPALSFLPLLWILVVNKIGNAPGLLGVPWSMLEYTQYRQNMLIQGASVFGGIGLCFVLIAANVAIASLIATFANLKQCKLAAPNKDAAFYYVLGTALLMGAFVLPGLIDGSKLNVATDKNVVILEGAINIDMQKSSRKVTLEDILSRYESLLANTGSADKDSLIVMPEGSLPLYLIESDAVVEWLKKTAIKSKADMVVGAMDREVISHPYNAAFGITSSGLLASEKYHKRYLVPLGEYTPLFVSYLPKWIRDWTNTPSGTGFSPGKEANLLNLNMGAVGPLICFESISPELTAASCRAGAQILVNISDLAWFHKSNCGQQMLAFGVFRAVENRRSFVFAANTGPSALIDARGLIKEYPQEDTARVVLGKAGLNSRISPFTLWYR from the coding sequence ATGCCAGCCCGGCAAAAAAAATCAAAACCAGACAAGACTGTCAAAGCAACTGATTCTGCTGCCAGTAGCAAGTCTGGCTTTGCCCTGTGGCAAAATCCAATTTTTGTTTTGCTTGCTGGCGCAGTAGCCGGGCTCAGTGCACCGGGGCTGGAGCAGTGGTACCTGGCCTGGTTTGGTCTGGCCCCGCTCTTTTTAGCGATTTATGGCACACAGTCACTGTGGCGTCAGGTGCTCTCTGGATTTTTGTTTGGACTGGGCTATAACCTCGTCTATCTGCACTGGTACCTCGGTCTCTATCCGCTGGACTGGATGGGCTATCCCGGTGTGGCCGGTGCGGCTCTGACAGGACTTGCCTGGATTTTGGTGTCAGGCCATCAAGCCTTAATCATTGCGCTCTTTGCCCTGATAGCAGGCCGTCTGCCGATTTGTGCTGGCTACACCTTTAAAAACAAACAAATCCCAGCTCTTTCATTTTTGCCCCTGCTCTGGATCTTGGTAGTCAACAAAATTGGCAATGCACCAGGTTTACTGGGCGTGCCCTGGAGCATGCTCGAATACACCCAATACCGCCAGAACATGCTAATTCAGGGCGCTTCAGTCTTTGGCGGTATTGGCCTTTGCTTTGTCCTGATTGCAGCGAACGTAGCCATAGCCAGTCTTATTGCCACTTTTGCCAATCTTAAACAATGCAAATTAGCGGCGCCCAACAAAGACGCAGCATTTTACTATGTCCTTGGTACTGCCCTACTAATGGGAGCCTTTGTACTGCCCGGGCTGATTGACGGCTCTAAGCTCAATGTCGCCACTGACAAAAATGTGGTCATACTTGAAGGCGCCATCAATATCGACATGCAAAAGTCCTCACGTAAGGTGACTCTGGAGGATATCCTCAGTCGCTATGAGAGCCTCCTGGCTAACACAGGCAGCGCTGACAAAGACAGTCTCATAGTAATGCCAGAGGGTAGTTTGCCGCTCTACCTGATAGAGAGTGACGCTGTAGTGGAGTGGCTCAAAAAAACAGCGATAAAAAGTAAAGCCGATATGGTGGTGGGTGCCATGGATAGAGAAGTTATTTCGCATCCATACAATGCCGCCTTTGGCATCACCAGTAGCGGGCTTTTAGCCTCCGAAAAATATCACAAGCGTTATCTTGTGCCCCTGGGCGAATACACTCCGCTTTTTGTCAGCTATCTGCCTAAATGGATTCGCGATTGGACCAATACGCCTTCTGGTACAGGCTTTTCGCCTGGCAAAGAGGCCAATTTGCTCAATTTAAATATGGGTGCGGTGGGACCACTAATATGTTTTGAGTCGATTTCACCCGAATTAACTGCCGCTTCTTGCCGGGCCGGTGCTCAGATTTTAGTTAATATTTCGGACCTGGCCTGGTTTCACAAATCCAATTGCGGCCAGCAGATGCTTGCTTTTGGGGTGTTTAGAGCAGTAGAAAACCGCCGCTCTTTTGTATTTGCCGCCAACACCGGTCCATCGGCTCTAATCGATGCCCGGGGTCTGATAAAAGAATATCCGCAAGAAGACACAGCCCGGGTGGTACTTGGCAAAGCTGGATTAAATAGTCGAATCAGTCCTTTCACTTTGTGGTACAGATAG
- a CDS encoding PD-(D/E)XK nuclease family protein codes for MNEKSVELITGPYRAGKSMRLLRELVEYCQKAPLTGSPVVLTVPSHRYKGLIEERIAAILKEKGTESGLFGLTILPFYDLCHYLLRLTGTGFRLLGDGLRPAVLIKAMERSAKEERLTTLQNISHFAGTHAQILELIDELERAALTPTDVLSTLARAAASDSRYIELARVYQAYWQELETLSVYDERKLAFKTREIIAALPSGTLGIGVFAIDGFDRLNPLQLSIFSALSKQCQRTLIAFDYMEADTTGGGAEYAWKDKSIKGLREVFGTVRETFMECSAAPKAKRILSSSLDRCLEMEEVARDVKDCLLAGQPASEIVVVARSLEPYLPAIKAAFDRANVDYYLDQSVSVASLPLIKYLRRLLLLTLNDFARLEVIRTLRSPFCNLEYLGLDKNEVEQIDQRSIKNVVVQGLADWHGEESVLKLLNLLKKPADGTLSYFVGYVEDLIDQLLILPSDEEFADPLIAWEEHQALLEVRRILSELLFEDELLAPVYGETILTYQSFCARLEKTFEKANYRRPRPSKGAVTICGADLVSNRRFQTVFLTGLLEGEFPRRSERSGFLSRDEVRRWLGFGVDIENPRQHESFELSLFNSLVDRATDKLFLSYPTYQMEGEETVQSFFLNEGGESPVSFYHEPRQRAGIRPVSKREQALSLFWHGQTEERMRKALNDLTFIDEDFALQVAEPIAFVQARTRPGAIDVPSDKTGDISEQVRLGLAKVNLPEYWSVSKLSDYGKCPFKFWVSHTLNIKALEEPSAGLDARLLGEVYHKCLELFYSGLESRQLSMLDNDIAALAIFFDQCIKDALEWLVTSRPFKVTEFWDYEQKEIYFRLRRFFAREREAALKTGGEFVPVAFEKAFGFEDEQGSASALVISTNERTVKLRGRIDRIDKANDGRVQVIDYKAGSKPISLEEARQGSNMQMPVYALAANQCIEPGAHVSSGIFLSISQAKSIGRIDFDKVGAELLPQVKEHIVNFVHGIEQGKFPVLPVDQKVCATCDHGMVCRIAELGKSDAYGEE; via the coding sequence ATGAATGAAAAGAGCGTCGAATTAATAACAGGACCATACCGTGCCGGTAAGTCTATGAGACTTTTGCGCGAGCTGGTCGAGTATTGTCAAAAGGCACCGCTGACCGGTAGCCCGGTTGTTTTGACTGTGCCGTCGCACCGCTACAAAGGTCTAATTGAGGAGCGGATAGCGGCAATATTAAAAGAAAAAGGGACTGAGTCTGGTCTCTTTGGTCTAACGATTTTGCCTTTTTATGATCTCTGTCATTATTTGCTGAGACTTACAGGTACTGGCTTTAGATTGCTTGGTGATGGCCTCAGACCGGCTGTGTTAATCAAAGCAATGGAGCGCTCGGCCAAAGAAGAGCGGCTCACTACTTTGCAAAATATCTCGCATTTTGCCGGTACCCATGCTCAGATACTGGAGTTAATCGACGAGCTGGAGCGTGCTGCTCTTACGCCCACCGATGTTTTGTCTACGCTGGCTCGTGCCGCTGCTTCGGACTCGCGTTATATTGAGCTTGCTCGGGTCTATCAAGCATACTGGCAAGAGCTTGAGACATTATCTGTATACGATGAGCGCAAGCTGGCCTTTAAGACCCGTGAAATCATTGCGGCACTGCCGTCAGGCACTCTGGGTATAGGCGTTTTTGCCATTGATGGTTTTGACCGACTCAATCCGCTACAGCTCTCGATTTTTAGTGCACTAAGTAAACAGTGTCAGCGCACTCTTATTGCTTTTGACTATATGGAAGCTGATACCACTGGCGGTGGTGCAGAATACGCCTGGAAAGATAAAAGTATCAAAGGACTGCGTGAAGTCTTTGGTACTGTGCGCGAGACTTTTATGGAGTGCAGTGCTGCGCCAAAAGCAAAGCGTATCTTGTCTAGCTCCCTGGACCGCTGTCTGGAGATGGAAGAGGTGGCCAGGGACGTTAAGGATTGTCTTTTGGCGGGACAGCCTGCCAGTGAAATCGTCGTGGTGGCACGCTCACTTGAGCCCTATTTACCGGCCATAAAGGCAGCATTTGATCGCGCCAATGTGGATTATTATCTGGATCAATCGGTCAGTGTTGCCAGTTTGCCTTTGATCAAATATCTCAGACGGCTACTTTTACTTACACTCAATGACTTTGCCAGGCTGGAAGTAATTCGTACTTTGCGCAGTCCCTTTTGTAATTTAGAGTATCTGGGGCTGGACAAAAACGAAGTCGAACAAATAGACCAGCGCTCTATCAAAAATGTGGTGGTGCAGGGACTGGCGGACTGGCATGGCGAAGAGTCTGTACTGAAATTATTGAATCTGCTCAAGAAGCCGGCTGATGGCACCTTGAGTTATTTTGTCGGCTATGTTGAGGATTTAATAGACCAGCTTTTAATCTTACCCAGTGACGAAGAATTTGCCGACCCCTTAATTGCCTGGGAAGAGCATCAGGCGTTATTGGAAGTGCGCCGGATATTGTCTGAGCTATTGTTTGAAGACGAGCTGCTTGCGCCAGTTTATGGCGAGACAATTTTGACCTATCAGAGCTTTTGCGCCCGCCTCGAAAAAACCTTTGAAAAAGCCAATTACCGCAGACCGAGACCATCTAAAGGCGCTGTCACTATATGCGGTGCGGACCTGGTCTCCAATAGACGTTTTCAGACAGTATTTTTAACCGGACTATTAGAGGGCGAATTCCCCAGGCGTTCAGAGCGCAGCGGTTTTCTCAGTCGGGATGAAGTGCGCCGCTGGCTCGGTTTTGGTGTCGATATCGAAAACCCCAGACAACACGAGTCTTTTGAGCTGTCGCTTTTTAATTCGCTGGTGGATAGAGCAACTGACAAGCTCTTTCTTAGTTATCCTACCTACCAGATGGAAGGTGAAGAAACTGTTCAGTCGTTCTTTTTGAATGAGGGTGGTGAAAGTCCAGTAAGCTTTTATCACGAGCCTCGCCAACGAGCTGGCATCAGACCGGTCTCCAAAAGAGAACAGGCTCTTAGTTTGTTTTGGCATGGTCAAACCGAAGAACGCATGAGAAAGGCTCTAAACGACTTGACCTTTATCGATGAGGATTTTGCTCTACAGGTAGCCGAGCCCATTGCCTTTGTCCAGGCTCGCACCAGACCTGGTGCTATCGATGTGCCCAGTGATAAAACTGGAGACATCAGTGAGCAGGTCCGACTGGGTCTTGCCAAAGTCAATTTGCCGGAATACTGGAGTGTCAGTAAGCTCTCTGACTACGGCAAATGTCCCTTCAAGTTTTGGGTCAGTCACACTCTTAATATCAAAGCCCTAGAAGAACCTAGTGCTGGTCTTGATGCCAGGCTACTGGGTGAGGTCTATCACAAATGTCTTGAGCTTTTTTATAGCGGTCTTGAGTCCAGACAATTAAGTATGCTCGATAATGACATTGCCGCTCTCGCCATATTTTTTGATCAGTGTATTAAAGACGCTCTTGAATGGCTGGTTACCAGTCGTCCCTTTAAAGTGACAGAATTTTGGGACTATGAGCAAAAAGAGATTTACTTTAGACTGCGTCGCTTCTTTGCCCGTGAACGCGAAGCCGCCCTCAAGACAGGTGGTGAATTTGTCCCTGTGGCCTTTGAAAAGGCCTTTGGCTTTGAAGATGAACAGGGCAGTGCCAGTGCTTTAGTGATAAGCACCAATGAGCGCACAGTTAAATTGCGCGGACGAATTGACCGTATCGATAAAGCAAATGACGGACGAGTGCAAGTGATTGACTATAAAGCCGGCTCCAAACCAATCAGTCTGGAAGAGGCCCGTCAGGGTAGCAATATGCAAATGCCCGTCTACGCCCTTGCTGCCAATCAATGTATTGAGCCTGGTGCTCATGTTAGCAGTGGTATTTTTCTCAGTATCTCACAGGCAAAATCAATTGGTCGCATAGACTTTGACAAAGTCGGCGCCGAACTTTTGCCCCAGGTCAAAGAGCATATAGTCAATTTTGTCCATGGTATCGAGCAGGGCAAATTTCCTGTCTTGCCAGTGGATCAAAAAGTCTGTGCTACTTGCGATCATGGCATGGTCTGTCGCATTGCTGAGCTTGGCAAAAGTGACGCTTATGGTGAGGAATAG
- the recA gene encoding recombinase RecA, translating into MAVVTKEKTPVDKHAPDKNEKQSKAQADKSQSHAPSQERVKALGMALDAIKKQYGDGSIMKLGDSKHANIEVVPTGAITLDVALGIGGLPRGRIIEIYGPESSGKTTLAQHVAAEVQKLGGIAAIVDAEHAMDPEYARALGVNVDELLISQPDTGEQALEITEQLVRSAAVDLVIIDSVAALVPKAEIEGEMGDSLPGLQARLMSQALRKLTAVVAKTNTIVIFINQLRQKIGVMYGNPETTTGGNALKFYASVRLDIRKIETLKKDGTEIGNRVKVKVVKNKVAPPFRIAEFDIIYGRGINTAGCLLDMAAEMDIIKKSGTWFSYKEERIGQGRDQARTFLEANPDMLREIETRVKAAIANGDMPAPSGKADKNKDK; encoded by the coding sequence ATGGCGGTAGTCACAAAAGAGAAAACACCCGTGGACAAACACGCACCTGACAAAAACGAAAAGCAGTCAAAGGCTCAAGCTGATAAGAGCCAATCTCATGCACCTTCGCAAGAGCGTGTCAAAGCCCTCGGTATGGCCCTTGATGCCATCAAAAAGCAATATGGCGACGGCTCCATCATGAAGCTAGGCGATAGCAAGCACGCCAACATCGAAGTAGTGCCCACCGGCGCTATCACTCTCGATGTGGCACTTGGTATTGGCGGTCTGCCCAGAGGACGTATTATCGAGATTTACGGACCAGAGTCCTCCGGTAAAACCACCCTGGCTCAACACGTCGCTGCTGAAGTACAAAAGTTGGGCGGTATTGCCGCTATCGTAGACGCAGAGCACGCTATGGACCCCGAATACGCCAGAGCACTGGGCGTCAACGTTGATGAGCTTTTGATCTCACAACCAGATACCGGTGAACAAGCTCTGGAAATCACCGAGCAATTGGTACGCTCTGCTGCTGTCGACCTGGTTATCATCGACTCAGTAGCAGCTCTTGTACCTAAAGCCGAAATCGAAGGCGAAATGGGCGACAGCCTACCAGGCTTGCAAGCTCGTTTGATGAGCCAAGCACTGCGTAAGCTCACTGCTGTTGTGGCCAAAACCAACACCATTGTCATCTTCATCAACCAGTTGAGACAAAAAATTGGTGTTATGTACGGCAACCCCGAGACCACAACCGGTGGTAACGCGCTCAAGTTCTATGCTTCAGTCAGACTGGATATCCGCAAAATCGAGACCCTCAAAAAAGACGGTACCGAGATTGGTAACAGAGTCAAAGTCAAAGTAGTCAAAAACAAAGTAGCACCACCTTTCCGCATTGCCGAGTTTGACATTATCTACGGACGCGGCATCAATACTGCTGGTTGCTTGCTTGATATGGCCGCCGAAATGGACATCATCAAAAAATCCGGCACCTGGTTTAGCTACAAAGAAGAACGTATTGGTCAAGGTCGCGACCAGGCCCGTACTTTCCTCGAAGCCAATCCAGATATGCTGAGAGAAATCGAAACCAGAGTCAAAGCTGCTATTGCTAATGGCGATATGCCTGCTCCATCAGGCAAAGCTGACAAAAACAAAGATAAATAA
- a CDS encoding effector binding domain-containing protein → MPKLKYVDNVMTAFDFIESHLLDPDLSIKEAAKKAGFSEFHFSRIFCELVGESISDYLKARRLSQAAVELCSSSEAILVIALKYGFESQEAFTRAFKRLFGLNPGAYRKRHSPFVAGDLALGLKEPFSRALLEHINQRGFVVKPEIVTRKEEYAIGIGDSFKPKDTKSIQAHWDKFKPRMHEVACNGHYAFGICTNKSCGIEPKAEDHFIYVAALPVSAEAAVPPGMVKVKLEAGEYARFTHKGPVREIPRTVSYIWGQWQPDAPYKLRECPDFELCDERFNPDSDDSEFDIYVPLERR, encoded by the coding sequence ATGCCAAAGCTCAAATATGTAGATAACGTGATGACCGCTTTTGACTTTATCGAAAGCCATTTGCTTGACCCAGATTTGAGCATCAAAGAAGCAGCCAAAAAGGCTGGGTTTTCTGAATTTCATTTCAGTCGGATTTTTTGCGAGCTAGTGGGAGAGTCTATTTCGGATTATCTCAAGGCGCGTAGATTATCACAGGCGGCAGTGGAGCTTTGCTCGAGCAGCGAGGCTATATTAGTTATTGCACTCAAATACGGCTTTGAAAGCCAGGAAGCATTTACGCGTGCCTTTAAGAGGTTATTTGGTCTCAATCCAGGAGCATATCGCAAGCGTCACAGTCCATTTGTGGCCGGCGACCTGGCACTGGGACTTAAAGAACCCTTTAGTAGAGCGCTTTTAGAACATATCAACCAGAGAGGTTTTGTAGTGAAGCCAGAAATAGTGACACGAAAAGAGGAATACGCCATAGGTATAGGCGATAGTTTTAAACCCAAAGACACAAAGTCAATACAGGCACACTGGGATAAATTCAAACCACGTATGCACGAAGTAGCCTGCAATGGGCACTATGCCTTTGGTATATGCACCAATAAATCCTGTGGCATTGAGCCAAAAGCAGAAGATCATTTTATTTATGTAGCAGCACTGCCAGTCAGTGCCGAGGCAGCGGTGCCACCAGGGATGGTGAAAGTAAAGCTGGAAGCTGGCGAATACGCTCGCTTTACTCACAAGGGGCCAGTCAGAGAAATCCCGCGCACAGTCAGCTATATCTGGGGACAATGGCAGCCAGATGCACCGTACAAACTGCGTGAGTGCCCGGACTTTGAATTATGCGATGAACGGTTTAATCCAGATAGTGATGACAGCGAATTTGATATCTATGTCCCACTGGAGAGACGCTAA